AAAAGGCTCCACTATCTGCTGTTTTCAGATGATAGCTAGATACCCACATGACCAAAATTTCTCCACATTCACATCGTGTCTTTTTTATCTGTTAACGAATGAATGCTAGACGGACAATAATGCACCCATATGCAACCAGTCAAAGCGTATAAATCAGATTTCATGTTTTATTGTATTTTCTACAGAAAGACACAAACATTTGCAGTACTGAAAATAAGGGCAATACACACAACTTGTTACTCCCTCCGTACATTGTTTTTTAGACTTACCATAAGTctaaaaaatgtcttatattaatgaACAGAGGAACTAGTAATATTACTCACGTGGAAACTACGGAGTTGTTCAGCTTCTTCATTGGCCACCTGCTGGTCATATTCTCTCCTTGACTGCACCATCGTAAATTGAATAGAGTAAGATGTTGCATGGCAGCACAAGATACAgactacattaacagttaacatacTTGAAATCTCATGTTTTATGTCCAAAATTCTTATTTATTCAAATATCAAATAGCCAAAGACCAGCACTAGAGTACTACTAACTTGAAATATGATAAACAAGCTACTCAGCCATTTTACTGCAGACAATTCACTACTTTTCAGTTTTAAGAATTTCCATATGACAATTGTTAAGTCCGAAGACCAATTATTGTCATGAATTGGAAAGAAGGATCCTCTTGAGGAAAATAGCAGCACATATTTTCCATACCTCCTTCACCCAAAATCATACCCAAGGTAAATAATGAAGTCGTGGTCTCTTGTAATATTATTCACCAAAGTTGCAAATAATAATGCTACCTTTTCTTAATAATGTTCAGCATGGTTACCCAAAGAAGGTGAATACTAAATTGGTCTTAGAAACCAAATTCATCTCTAAAGAATATGTGGTTGATTTATGTTGAAACTCAAGAAATATTTGTGGTTGCAGTAAATGATCAACAAAATACTATTTTCAATAATGTGGTTGCTAGTTTAATTCTAACCACGCAAAAAGGGTTAAATCCTAAGGTGGTTGGCTGGTATCCTGTACTTCTGTCTTAATATAGGATGTGCCTTAGGTGTTTGCTCTCTGATGTAGTGTGTGCTATCACAAACTTAGGACACCTGGTCACTAGAGAATGGATAATGACGGCACTAATGGTACCGACATGAAGCTTAATCAGTCTCACTCTAAACTAAAGCCTGTTTTCAGTTCAGTTAGGATCTAAGATGGTTATGTTTTTAGTTATTAGTTTTGTTCCAGTTGGGTAGGCCTGCAGGTTTGAAAAACTGCTAGGAAGCTATTTCCCTCTTTCTATTGTAAAAGGAAGGGTGAAAGGGATGCAGATTGACAGACTAGTTTACTGTGACTTGTACAAAAAAAGACAAAATTCAAGAACTAGTATAGTAATTAGTAAATATATGTGCACAATTTTGTCCCTTTTTTCACAACCCATGATCTTATATTTACATGCAAATACATAATGTTATACTACTTTTTTTTCAAGCAACCGGCAGGAGCAGTGCCTTTTCATTCAGAAGGGGGAAATATATAAAGGTCATACTATCTATTACAGTGGTATACTATAAATTACATCCATAATTTATTTCAGTTTTGAGATAGTCAAAGCATGCAACTAGTTGTGGACTCTTGTTTCCCTGGGGAAAAGACCTCTCCGAAGCAATGCAAAGGTCAAAGCAGCATTATACCCAAAAAAACTACACCAATATTATGTAAATAAATAGTCTTGATAATAGATATGTAATGGATGCAAAGATAtagacaagcctgccaaccacgaTGATCAGAGAATACAGTATAAACTGGATCCAGCCACACAATTCGTGTGTGCCTCAACCCTCTTAGGGCCTGTTCGGATCCCCAGGGATCAGACGGGATCGACGCCCAATCCCCATGGATCAACCAGGATCAGCCCCGCCGGGTATGTATCCCTGCTCACACCTAAAAAACATGTTCGGTTAATCCCTCTCAGGATCCCATCCAGCCTCTATTCCCCCGCAATTGTGTCCATCCCGGTCATGGTTGTGTTATTTGGATGCAGATGTTTATGTTTGGTACAACAGCACTGGAACACTTCATGGATCGTGTAATAGAGTGGCCACTGTACTGCAATCACATATTGCAGATTTCACATCTTCGAGCTACTCATGCTGAAATTGTCTCTCTAATCAAGGGAGCCTTTGCCAGGATTTCATCAAGTCAAAACGAGCCCAATGTTAACTTGCTTTCTACAGAGTAGCATGCTTTCATCAATTGAAACCATGGAGGTAACTCGTCACAAGAAGAAAAGGGTAAATAATTTTTGGCAACCGTAAAATATCTTTGGGGCAACTGTTAAATTGGAACTGAAGGTGGGATGGCCCTGGGGAATGTATTGTTTGGCATTTTGTTAGGATAATAAGATCCTGCCACTTGCTTACTGTTTTGATATGCTTTACTGCTGCCTAATCCCTTTTCCTCATTGAGATGGTTGGATTTATTTAGGCTTCTGGACCATCATGGCAGTATAATATGGAAGCCCAGGCAAAAGAATTTAATAAAGTGCTTCAGGAACAATATTATCCTTGGTTTGCACAATAGATGGTCATGAAAAGGTACCATAACCATTTGTTTCCTTTCTTTTTTGCACCAGTTTTTCGAACCTTGAAGCACTAGTTGCATGTTTATCTTTGCATGGCAAGAATCGAGCCAATTTTTCATGATTTGTAGCTGAAAGTCTTTGACAAACTTAATTCAAGATCCTTAAGGAGATGCTGAGAAGCTACATATGAGAACAGCAAGGGTATGGTCACCCTAATTTGTCTACTTTCTCTGCCTTGAGAGTAAAACAAGTTTGTTGAACCTTAAGATTTTCTTATCCCGATTTCACTAAGATCAGATCTTATCAAATCTAGTTCTGAGGAACACTCCTTACTAAAAATGTGCGGGCAGTTGGTTAGGAAAACTTACCATTGGAAGGAAGCATGCATAGCTAAGGTCTTGGGTGACAAAATGGTTGTACAAACTGTTTCACTTGTTGTACAAGTTAACTCAAACCCTGGCACCTCTGCGGTGTATGTTGCTTTTGGCTATATAGTTGCTTTTCATCTTGCTGACACTTGTTGAACATAATTCAGTAGTTTCTCGTGCAGAAAAAATGTCAGCACAACGGTAATCTGGCACTAAAATTAGCTCAATAGATGtggacagagatatttattttgttcTTACTAGAGAAGCTAGATtgagggcaggcctggcgcagtggtgaagtcctccccacttgtgccaagaggtcctgggttcgaaccagcctctctgcattgcactttgcaggggtaagactaggttcctataatccctccccagaccccaccttgtgtgggagcttctatgcactgggtctgtcctttacTAGAGAAGCTAGATTCCCTTCTCTGGTTAACTTACGTATTTTTCAGACCAAATTATGTGTATGGAGTTGTGTAGAATTGTGACTTGTATCAACGTGAAGGTTATTCTTATTTTTATCTTTCCTGGAGGTGTCAACGTGTCATGGATGATTTGGACTGGTGTCACTTTCAAATTGCTAGCCATGGATGATTACTGTTTAGCATTGCCACTGTCAAATCCACTTTGACCTCCGGTAACCGAACAAATTTTGAATGGGAGGATTACACACGGATTAGAAACTGAAACCCCAGGGGGGGAAGAGCTCATGGGTCGTCAGTGTGTAGCTTCGTCTCTTCCTAGTGGCTTGCTCACAGTTGAGAGCTCCTTCGACTTCATAGTGAGGCACTGAGGCTTAGTGTTTATCTGTGGTGTACTTGGAGTTGTATGGGGCATTGTGGCTGCTCCTTAGCACCTCTGTATCTTGCCTCAGGTGTCTGTGTGGTGTTGGCGTGTTGTACTGTTGGCTGTATGTTggtcgttgctttatatataaagcgggcggAGAGCCGAGGGGGTCAACTGAAACCTCGTAGGTGTTGATTCCACCCGGGGAATCAAACCCCAAGAACCTAACAATCCCTAAGGTGGTATCAAGGCCAAGGGCAAAAAGGCTTTCGGCAGCTATATGAATGCACTGAGAATGTAGCAAAGAAAATCCTATATTGGTTCAATATTTCAATCTAGAGAGGAAACTGATAGATATACCGTCAGCACTGGTGTGCTGTCCCCTTTAGTGTGACAAGAAGAGAGTCATCAGCAAAGCTTCTGGGTTAATCTTGAATCATTTGCCATTCATGTAACTGTTTTACTCCTACACACTGCTCATCTGAGTGATTAATGTACCCGCACCATATATGTAGATTCGGCTGTGAATGAGAAGTAAGAATTGAGATGCTAAACTAGTCTAGTTAGCTGTAGCGTGTCTCTTTCTTCCCTATACACATTTGCCGGAAACCCTCGAGAACCCTAGCAAAAAAACCACAAAATTCCCCAAATCCCCTTCCGGGAGTGCCATACAAATCGCCAACGATATGTACCTATAGCTCCTACTTTCTAGCTTGAATAATCATTTTTAGTGCTAGCAATATGTTAAATGCTTACCAAAGCCAATTTGTCAAGAAACTCTGTCTCGTCCTCATCCAAAGCCTTTGGGGGTCCTGGATAGAACAATAAAATGATcagaaaacaagaaaaaaattaACTAAACCCTAAATCTTGTGCTTTAGCCCTTTCAATGGAGTTACGGCAACTAGCCGAGAGCAGGTTAGAGAAGGTTGTCCAACAAGACCAAAAGATGTTTACAGTTTATCCCAGGTTCAGGCCAGAACAAGGATATACTCCTCTTTGTTTCAGAAAAGGTACAGGTAAGCCCAACTGTAGATTAACACTAGCATAGACATGCTTTGCTTATCAATAAACACTTTGGGCCGAAGGCTTAGTGTTTGTATTGCAACTCACTTCTTACTTGCTCTAACTGACTGCATCCTTTTAATGGGCATTAAACTTCACATTGCTCGTAGTCTTTCGCAAGATGGGAAGTGGTGCAGTGGGTGGATAACTTACTGTGCTTGAAGCGCTCATTGAACTCGGCATCCTTCTTATCCTTGTTCTCCTGCAGGATCTGCACAGCGTGAACATAAGCACTACCCATCAGTACGGTCTCCGGTAGAGGATTATTGACACAAGCAAATGGGAGCGAAggcgagaaaggaaaaaaaattaaaaacctGGAAGAGGGGCTTGTCGCGCTGGGCGGTGCCGTCTTCCACCCGCTCCCCTCTCGACCGCTTCGCCTCGTCGAGCTGCGAAAATTTTCCCCACCCCGCCAAAATCTCAGCAATTTTTTCTAGGTTTTCCGCATCCGACTCTACGCGCTAGGGTAGTGGGCAGGCGGGCAATCGAAAGAGAGGCGGATATTAGGGTACTGTAGCCTTGCCTGCTCCTCGGAGACGAAGCTGACGAGGCGGATGGCCGGCGGAGCAGCCGCCTTGGAGCTCGACGACGTCTCCTCCCAGCTCATTCGGACGGCGACGACTCCTCTTCTCCTCCGCCGCGCGGGCTGACGAGGCCTCTGCGAGCCTGCGAGATCCCTAAAACCAGACGAATCACGAGTCTCACTCACAGCCGTTGGATTACGATCTCGTCGATCTCAGGGCTTCTTTGATTTGCATTTTTAACTAGTggcatttgattttttttgccactCTTTACTTGGGACTTTGACAATTTGCCACTGCTTACTTTCTAGTATTTGATTTTCTTATATATACGGAAAAGGTAATTGACGAACGGTGTACCTTTAGGAATAAATCCAAAACTTCACGCCTGCATGCCCCGCTTTTTTGCACGGCGTGCCGTTTGCCCTTCTTTTGCGTCAGTTCACGTTTGGTTTTTCCTACCAGGTACTCAACGGCGGAGCTATGTAGAGAGCTGAGGGGGCTATGGGCCCCGGCCCAGATGAATATTTTTCATCAGGTAGTAGTATTGTAGGCCCATCAAGCCATGCACGCACACTTCAGGCACAGAGGGCAACCTGTTTCCGCCTCCACTGTTCGCAACTACTCCCCAGCCACGCTCGCTTCCATGCATGAACCAGCCAACCTACCGTCATGCCGCTGCACTCGCTCGATGCGCCGAAGCCCACTAGCAGCTTGCCCTGACCCGTGCGCTCCGCCAGCGAACACTCCCGGCGTTAAGGAGGGAGGAACAAGGTGCGCCTCAGCCCTTTGACCGTCGTCTCCTGCTCTTTGCCACTGGCCTCCCCGGTCTGGTGCTCGTCCACGCCGGCCGGTCGACCGGCCAGCCGGCCACCCGTCGTCACCGTCCGCCCCTCTCAATACGAATTTGTTAACGCTCTATGCGGCTGCGCCCACCCATAAATTGTGTTGCATATGTACGAGTAGGACAGTGAAATTAGGAAAACATGGGCATTactaaaattttgaatttcttgttGTTTCCTGTATGAGTTTGATTGGTAATTTAGCAATCAGTATGCATGTTCATCTGATCTAATTGGGGATTTCTTGTTTCTTGGGTCACAAATTTGCATGTGTTCTCCCGAGTAGACAGATCAAGTGACCATGGTTAAGGGCAGCAACGGCAAACCAGATTCGATCATTAAAAGACCTGGGGACACTAGGTGGAGTTCTCACACGTTGGTTGTATTCAGTCTTATGAAGTTGGTTAATGCGGTAAATTTTGTTATGTAAAATATGGTTGCTGATAGATAAGTGCTGCCATCAATATGGATAAGTATAAATTTGCTTGAAGTCTACAAGTTCTAGCTTGTTGTGGTTGGTTAATTTTTGTCTTGTCATTGCCCCCCCCATATATTCTTGCCAAGATCCGCCACTGCAGGTACTCGTACATGAATTAATTCTGAGTGAAAAATTGCATGCTTTATTTGGGATTGGAACTTAGGTCTCTAGAgtcccactggtcatctcaacccaaGGTGAGTGTTGTCCAATTATTCAAAACTAACGCCTTTTGGCATTTTCTACTTTTCTTCTTAGTATAAGAAAGTCTTTTCCTTTTCTTCCCCTAGGTTTGTTTCATGCATCTGTGTCGCACATTACATGGTGAAGGTAGATTGATGTTTGATGGTGTTACGGTCAGGGGTGCCTTATCATATCGAAAGTTGGTCTTAGTAGGACGGCCTAAGG
The Triticum dicoccoides isolate Atlit2015 ecotype Zavitan chromosome 3A, WEW_v2.0, whole genome shotgun sequence genome window above contains:
- the LOC119267273 gene encoding PSME3-interacting protein-like, which produces MSWEETSSSSKAAAPPAIRLVSFVSEEQLDEAKRSRGERVEDGTAQRDKPLFQILQENKDKKDAEFNERFKHRPPKALDEDETEFLDKLALSRREYDQQVANEEAEQLRSFHEAVAAQSTIAHELGEMPTVSMPEESKPKPPPKRSQPEFLRNITVSVKPRAKKAKSDLECKPAPKELVPSNGHDTNREPQGDTKSSVLGSLAAYGNDDDESGDEQ